A stretch of Spirochaetota bacterium DNA encodes these proteins:
- a CDS encoding SpoIIE family protein phosphatase has product MAHRNTNIGSHAHARALPETDIAKAIDTGDFDHYRFVILHDWLRTLCLLAAAMVPLFFMLDVFMMPRSLLPRFAVYRAISMALVLVQLVMIRHQKPGRRMFLHAYLMSTQIGLIITLMTIDLGGFNSSYYAGLNLVIIGVNLLMPWRSVHSGVNAAVTIVLYAACNLIAGRTFQPAIFLNNLFFLTATSIVVTCISYVRFRLIKNEFVLLLQVKKTRDALWSEMELAKRIQTALLPKARSIRGYKVATVMLPAREVGGDYFDIIETTTGERWITIGDVSGHGVDSGLIMMMAQTSIMTEIKSCQSCRPADVLRAANVVLRENIARLSSNHYMTLTIMELDDDHVTFAGHHQDIMTSRFADHSISAIPTSGTWLGIADNIDEHLQMTTIDLAVNDMILLFTDGVTEGTNSTGEMFGQERLKSAFERHANNSPQLVLERILSEVQAFQTEQEDDISLVLIQRSPQ; this is encoded by the coding sequence ATGGCACACCGCAACACAAATATCGGATCCCATGCCCACGCCAGGGCTCTACCCGAAACCGATATAGCGAAGGCGATAGACACCGGCGATTTCGACCACTACCGCTTCGTGATTCTGCATGACTGGCTGCGCACGTTGTGCCTGCTTGCCGCAGCGATGGTGCCCTTGTTCTTCATGCTCGATGTGTTCATGATGCCGCGCTCACTCTTGCCGCGTTTCGCCGTCTACCGCGCCATTTCGATGGCCCTCGTGCTCGTGCAACTCGTCATGATCCGCCACCAGAAGCCGGGGCGCCGCATGTTCCTGCATGCATATCTCATGTCAACGCAGATCGGTCTTATCATCACGCTCATGACCATTGACCTCGGGGGCTTCAATTCAAGCTATTACGCCGGTCTTAATCTTGTCATTATCGGTGTCAATCTTCTCATGCCGTGGCGGTCGGTGCATTCAGGGGTGAACGCTGCGGTAACAATCGTGCTGTATGCGGCGTGCAATCTCATCGCCGGGCGCACATTCCAGCCTGCGATATTCCTCAACAACCTGTTCTTTCTTACCGCCACATCGATAGTCGTTACCTGCATAAGCTACGTTCGTTTCAGGCTTATCAAGAACGAGTTCGTACTGCTCCTTCAGGTGAAAAAAACACGCGATGCGCTGTGGAGCGAAATGGAGCTCGCTAAACGCATCCAGACCGCGCTCTTACCCAAAGCACGGTCCATACGCGGCTATAAGGTGGCGACGGTCATGCTCCCCGCCAGGGAAGTCGGCGGAGACTACTTCGATATCATCGAAACAACGACGGGAGAACGATGGATAACCATCGGTGATGTGTCCGGACACGGTGTGGACTCGGGGCTGATAATGATGATGGCGCAGACAAGCATCATGACCGAGATAAAAAGCTGCCAGTCATGCCGCCCCGCGGATGTCCTTCGGGCGGCGAATGTCGTGCTCAGGGAGAATATCGCGAGACTCAGTTCGAACCATTACATGACGCTCACGATCATGGAGCTCGATGACGACCATGTCACATTCGCGGGACATCATCAGGACATCATGACATCCCGCTTCGCCGACCACAGCATTTCCGCCATACCCACGAGCGGCACATGGCTCGGTATCGCGGATAATATCGATGAACATCTCCAGATGACCACGATCGATCTTGCGGTAAACGATATGATACTGCTGTTCACCGACGGTGTCACGGAAGGGACGAACAGCACGGGGGAGATGTTCGGCCAGGAGCGGCTTAAGTCGGCGTTCGAGCGTCACGCCAACAATTCTCCGCAGTTGGTACTGGAGCGCATCCTCTCCGAGGTACAGGCGTTCCAGACCGAACAGGAAGACGATATATCGCTCGTACTGATACAAAGATCACCGCAGTGA
- a CDS encoding PP2C family protein-serine/threonine phosphatase yields the protein MPSIIRAQLKRHNLCFETELEIAFSADYYAKSLNIIRVALVLGIILYASFGVLDIYIVPISIQYIWLIRFAIVCPVLIIVFLLTFTDIYRRFMQLILAAVSLVTGLGIVAMITIAVEKESTLYYYAGLLLVIMWVYTMIRLRLLYAIIVCWTVVIAYEASAIFSQKMLMSPELVTGFINNNFFFISANVIGMFVNYHMERYTRSDFMQRRMIDDTRRDLEAEKDELKKRDLKIQKELTMARTIQQELIPDKSPVDYIATFYKPMEAVGGDIFDFLSLGEGKMGIFIGDVSGHGVPAALITSMVKSILKEGQRYTANPASMLMHLNEVLYNQIADNFMTAIYGVYQPSSNELVFANAAHNPPFILVDKQIKKMELREYTGMPIAITGNDSLIGSKQHYRNVSIKLPKNSTLLLYTDGLVEAKKIDDREATFENVVAQELQNLSTFRNHVFIEKLYSRLVAFRGIDTFDDDISIIALDVQ from the coding sequence ATGCCTTCAATTATCCGCGCTCAACTGAAGCGTCATAACCTCTGCTTCGAGACCGAACTTGAAATAGCGTTCTCAGCCGATTATTACGCCAAGTCGCTCAACATCATCCGGGTGGCGTTGGTGCTCGGCATCATCCTCTATGCATCGTTCGGCGTCCTTGACATCTATATCGTCCCCATCTCCATACAGTATATATGGCTGATACGCTTTGCGATTGTCTGTCCCGTTCTTATCATCGTGTTCCTCCTCACGTTCACCGATATCTATCGAAGGTTCATGCAGCTCATCTTAGCCGCCGTCAGCCTTGTTACCGGGCTCGGCATTGTCGCAATGATAACGATCGCAGTGGAAAAAGAAAGCACGCTTTACTATTATGCGGGGCTTCTCCTCGTCATCATGTGGGTCTATACGATGATACGACTCAGGCTGCTCTACGCCATCATCGTTTGCTGGACCGTCGTCATCGCCTACGAGGCATCGGCGATCTTTTCCCAGAAGATGCTCATGTCGCCGGAATTGGTGACCGGGTTCATCAACAATAATTTCTTCTTCATTTCCGCGAATGTCATCGGCATGTTCGTCAATTACCACATGGAGCGCTACACCAGGAGCGACTTCATGCAACGGCGCATGATCGATGACACCCGGCGGGATCTTGAAGCCGAAAAGGACGAACTCAAAAAGCGAGATCTGAAGATACAGAAAGAGCTTACCATGGCACGGACGATACAGCAGGAGCTGATCCCCGACAAAAGCCCGGTGGACTACATCGCTACGTTCTACAAACCGATGGAAGCAGTGGGCGGTGACATTTTCGATTTTCTATCGTTAGGCGAAGGCAAGATGGGCATATTCATCGGCGACGTATCCGGTCACGGCGTACCGGCAGCGCTCATAACCTCAATGGTGAAAAGCATCCTGAAAGAGGGGCAGCGGTATACCGCCAACCCCGCATCCATGCTCATGCATCTCAACGAAGTGCTCTACAATCAGATCGCGGATAATTTCATGACGGCCATCTATGGCGTCTATCAACCATCGAGCAATGAGCTCGTGTTCGCCAACGCGGCGCATAACCCCCCGTTCATCCTTGTCGATAAGCAGATAAAAAAAATGGAACTCAGGGAGTACACCGGCATGCCGATCGCCATCACCGGCAACGATTCGCTTATCGGGTCAAAACAGCATTACCGGAACGTCAGCATAAAACTGCCCAAGAACAGCACGCTGCTCCTGTATACGGATGGTCTGGTCGAGGCAAAGAAAATAGATGATCGGGAAGCCACATTCGAGAACGTGGTCGCGCAGGAATTACAGAACCTGTCGACGTTCCGCAACCATGTGTTCATAGAAAAACTGTACTCACGCCTCGTTGCGTTCCGTGGCATCGACACGTTCGACGACGACATAAGCATCATTGCGCTCGATGTCCAATGA
- a CDS encoding EAL domain-containing protein has protein sequence MSLFMEKTGRLSMNTTDDHMPHATAAPMPFINVRSNNIWADEVRKHLAFADLAGRTPFATLCVSRDGTILYANRGSWLLLSHWKCEAGKSVPFEWTAHVNNVFIHSETIEIEEQIGIKTIQIVLVPSTDLGTVYLFCIDITERKTAEQKLILGSQVFDNVVEAVMITDADGRILDVNNAFSAITYYTREDILGENVNILRSGRHDDGFYRSMWNAVIRNGNWQGELWDRRKNGEIYPKWMSISAVAGVNGRSSRYVCLFSDISTLKQTQEQLYNMAHYDSLTGLPNRRNFLDRLELTLEHAARSGETVAVMFMDLDDFKFINDHLGHAAGDALLREAAVRLRQSVREADTVARMGGDEFTAILPTIDNSRNALSIAQKILGSIAAPMTVERREITVTASIGIAIYPDDAKEAGSLLQNADTALYRSKELGKNSHQFFSLEMNTKAMERLTLQTQLRHALTANEFLVYYQPQIHSADGRLVGLEALARWQNPDGIIISAEKFIDIAEETGLIQEIGDLVLREVCRQGTSWINAGIPPLRIAVNISATQLKQTDFVERIETILAETGFSAEHLEFELTERVLIEAAPETLRKIARLKAMKSTIAVDDFGTKYSSLSCLTKLPIDRLKIDRSFIHDPMSVSDLAIAAAIVAMGRSLNLGVIAEGVETEAQAIMLREHGCELIQGFYCSAAVSPSELYPMLMNGGCKQDNGVRSDAYVS, from the coding sequence GTGTCATTATTCATGGAAAAGACCGGCCGGTTGTCGATGAATACCACAGATGACCATATGCCGCATGCGACTGCCGCGCCGATGCCGTTCATCAACGTACGGTCCAATAATATCTGGGCCGATGAGGTGCGGAAGCATCTTGCTTTTGCGGACCTTGCCGGACGCACCCCGTTCGCGACACTCTGTGTCTCCCGCGACGGGACGATACTCTACGCGAACCGCGGGAGCTGGCTCCTGCTCTCGCACTGGAAATGCGAAGCGGGGAAGTCCGTGCCGTTCGAATGGACAGCCCATGTGAACAATGTGTTCATACATTCCGAGACGATAGAGATCGAAGAACAGATAGGGATAAAGACCATACAGATCGTACTTGTCCCTTCCACCGATCTCGGCACCGTCTATCTCTTCTGCATCGATATCACCGAACGCAAAACGGCGGAGCAGAAGCTCATCCTCGGCTCGCAGGTGTTCGACAACGTCGTAGAGGCGGTGATGATCACCGATGCGGACGGGCGTATACTCGATGTCAACAATGCCTTCAGCGCCATCACCTACTATACACGCGAGGATATTCTCGGGGAGAACGTGAACATACTCAGGTCCGGCCGTCATGATGACGGTTTTTATCGATCGATGTGGAATGCCGTGATACGTAACGGCAACTGGCAGGGCGAGCTTTGGGACCGCCGGAAGAACGGGGAGATATACCCGAAATGGATGTCCATCAGCGCAGTGGCAGGGGTCAACGGTCGCTCATCGCGGTATGTCTGCCTTTTTTCCGATATTTCAACGCTCAAGCAGACACAGGAACAGCTCTACAATATGGCGCACTACGACAGTCTGACGGGGCTGCCCAACAGAAGGAATTTCCTTGACCGACTTGAACTTACGCTCGAGCATGCTGCGCGGAGCGGCGAGACGGTGGCCGTTATGTTCATGGACCTCGATGATTTCAAGTTCATCAACGATCACCTCGGCCATGCCGCCGGCGATGCGCTTCTCCGCGAGGCCGCGGTACGCCTGCGCCAAAGCGTCCGCGAGGCCGATACGGTCGCCCGCATGGGCGGTGATGAATTCACCGCGATACTGCCGACGATCGACAATTCGAGGAACGCCCTCTCCATCGCGCAGAAGATTCTGGGGTCCATTGCCGCACCGATGACGGTCGAGCGCCGTGAGATCACGGTCACGGCCAGCATCGGCATCGCCATCTATCCCGACGATGCGAAGGAGGCGGGATCGCTCCTGCAAAATGCGGATACCGCCCTCTATCGGTCGAAAGAGCTCGGCAAGAACAGCCACCAATTCTTCTCGCTTGAGATGAACACGAAGGCCATGGAACGTCTTACGCTGCAGACGCAATTGCGTCACGCGCTCACGGCGAATGAATTCCTGGTATACTATCAGCCGCAGATACATTCCGCGGACGGACGACTCGTCGGTTTGGAAGCGCTTGCCCGGTGGCAGAACCCGGACGGCATAATCATAAGCGCGGAGAAATTCATCGATATTGCCGAGGAGACCGGGCTCATCCAGGAGATCGGGGATCTGGTGCTCCGGGAGGTCTGCCGGCAGGGCACAAGCTGGATCAACGCGGGAATTCCGCCCCTGCGTATCGCCGTCAATATATCCGCGACACAGCTGAAACAAACCGATTTCGTTGAACGTATAGAGACGATACTCGCTGAGACCGGGTTTTCGGCCGAGCATCTGGAGTTCGAGCTCACTGAGAGAGTGCTCATCGAGGCCGCACCGGAAACACTGCGGAAGATCGCGCGGCTTAAGGCCATGAAGTCGACCATTGCCGTCGATGATTTCGGCACGAAATATTCATCCCTCTCCTGTCTGACGAAGCTGCCCATCGACCGCCTGAAAATAGACCGTTCGTTCATCCACGACCCCATGTCCGTGAGCGACCTGGCGATAGCGGCAGCGATCGTGGCCATGGGGCGGAGCCTTAACCTTGGGGTGATCGCCGAGGGCGTGGAAACGGAAGCACAGGCGATAATGCTTCGCGAGCATGGGTGCGAACTCATCCAGGGTTTCTACTGCAGCGCAGCGGTATCACCGTCGGAGCTGTATCCGATGCTCATGAACGGCGGCTGTAAACAAGATAACGGTGTGAGAAGTGATGCCTATGTCAGCTGA
- a CDS encoding PilZ domain-containing protein, with translation MKIRKKKRVHLTHYLRVFNASGGAPVGQLVDITPEGLMLISDTPVDIGLTMTMRMSLPENAMNSRMIVFGTQSKWCRKDGGGKYYSMGFTITDITPKEMLIMQELTRNFRRDHFDEIPDIGPRI, from the coding sequence ATGAAGATCAGAAAAAAAAAGCGCGTACACCTTACCCACTACCTCAGGGTGTTCAACGCATCGGGCGGCGCACCGGTCGGCCAGCTCGTTGACATTACACCAGAGGGGCTCATGCTTATCAGCGACACCCCGGTCGATATCGGATTGACCATGACCATGCGCATGTCGCTGCCGGAGAACGCGATGAACAGCAGAATGATCGTTTTTGGCACCCAGAGCAAATGGTGCCGGAAGGACGGCGGCGGCAAATACTACAGCATGGGATTCACCATTACGGATATAACACCGAAGGAGATGCTGATCATGCAGGAACTCACCAGGAATTTCCGCCGGGATCATTTTGATGAGATACCGGATATCGGTCCGCGCATATAG
- a CDS encoding class I SAM-dependent methyltransferase, producing MMQQTPPVLDAVLTSGTRHIDVKARFASAHSILVEVEDGIGEDIEGLSLRMDGKTIDLGPCRLIREPLLSDPLRRAIPACTMFDFRSLFFRAHVESITAESLGLTLMLRYKDDIDPSFKNYVTDITYDINTYKNRLDRLDAENENEPANVREVVENHILNGMGAKLMTYLDTRLDDLKNITRNFNAIEHEHHGFYFRRQLWNVLLNVPIMARTNLKPRGYAGDAEMMRMIYQNGYEGDSMFGRILHKHAMAQPAAQAVRNRRASLANTFHAHVNAPAHQGTGTIRVLSVACGPAYEIGDILRTPDDAARIHFSLLDQDQQALVEADCMVRTIEKTIGVPVAADFIRESVRTMLSSDKLMQQWGSFHFIYSMGLFDYLTAPTAAAVLKKLYHLLKPGGKAVIGNFRVDNPSRYFMEYWLDWKIILRSEDELMQLAAGIPGAEVSAHCDDTNIQLFLHIKKPADAG from the coding sequence ATGATGCAGCAGACACCGCCGGTACTCGATGCCGTGCTCACCTCGGGGACACGACATATCGATGTGAAGGCGCGCTTCGCCTCCGCACACTCCATCCTGGTGGAGGTCGAGGACGGGATCGGCGAGGATATCGAGGGGCTATCGCTGCGTATGGACGGCAAGACCATCGATCTCGGACCCTGCCGGCTTATCCGTGAACCGTTGCTTTCCGACCCCCTGCGCCGCGCGATCCCTGCCTGCACTATGTTCGATTTCCGTTCGCTTTTTTTCCGGGCGCATGTCGAGTCGATCACGGCGGAATCGCTCGGGCTTACGCTCATGCTGCGCTACAAGGACGATATCGACCCATCGTTCAAGAACTACGTCACCGACATCACCTACGATATCAATACCTATAAGAATCGCCTTGACAGGCTCGATGCGGAGAACGAGAACGAGCCGGCGAACGTGCGCGAGGTCGTCGAGAACCACATCCTTAACGGCATGGGCGCGAAACTCATGACGTATCTTGACACCCGCTTGGATGATCTCAAGAACATCACGCGTAATTTCAATGCCATCGAGCATGAGCACCACGGATTCTATTTCCGGCGGCAGCTCTGGAACGTACTTCTCAATGTGCCGATCATGGCGCGCACCAATCTGAAGCCGCGGGGGTACGCCGGCGACGCTGAGATGATGCGCATGATCTATCAGAACGGGTATGAGGGAGATTCGATGTTCGGCCGTATCCTCCACAAACATGCCATGGCCCAGCCTGCGGCACAGGCGGTACGCAACAGGCGGGCAAGCCTCGCGAACACGTTCCATGCACATGTGAACGCTCCCGCCCATCAAGGCACGGGGACGATACGCGTGCTTTCCGTTGCATGCGGGCCGGCCTATGAGATCGGAGATATCCTGAGAACACCGGATGATGCCGCGCGGATACATTTCTCGCTGCTCGATCAGGACCAGCAGGCCCTCGTAGAAGCGGACTGCATGGTGAGGACGATAGAAAAAACGATCGGCGTCCCCGTTGCGGCGGATTTCATCCGAGAGTCGGTGCGCACCATGCTCTCAAGCGATAAGCTCATGCAGCAGTGGGGCAGTTTCCATTTCATCTACTCGATGGGCCTCTTCGACTATCTCACCGCCCCCACCGCTGCCGCGGTTCTGAAAAAGCTCTATCATCTGCTGAAACCGGGCGGAAAAGCGGTCATCGGTAACTTCCGAGTTGATAATCCCAGCCGTTATTTCATGGAGTATTGGCTCGACTGGAAAATAATACTCCGATCCGAGGATGAATTGATGCAGCTCGCCGCCGGCATCCCCGGGGCAGAAGTGTCAGCCCACTGTGATGACACCAATATTCAGCTGTTCCTTCATATAAAAAAGCCCGCCGATGCCGGATGA
- a CDS encoding ATP-binding protein has product MTVSPDWKELERVNSTAFEFLRKQHLTDECVNRFTMVICELVENGIKYGSRELNGATVQVQIRITENNFTVEVSNPFNASSLPFLHELDHTLQWVRGFQDPFEAYLARMKAISHEAPEANKSGLGIARIAYEGRASLDFFVNDNNTLNVSAVAIIE; this is encoded by the coding sequence ATGACAGTCTCCCCCGATTGGAAGGAGCTTGAGCGTGTCAACAGTACCGCTTTTGAGTTCCTGCGAAAGCAGCATCTGACCGATGAGTGCGTGAACCGCTTTACCATGGTCATCTGCGAACTTGTCGAAAACGGCATCAAGTACGGCAGCCGCGAATTGAACGGCGCTACCGTGCAGGTGCAGATCAGGATAACAGAGAATAACTTCACGGTAGAGGTGAGCAACCCGTTCAATGCGAGTTCGCTGCCGTTCCTCCATGAACTTGACCATACGCTCCAGTGGGTGCGCGGATTTCAGGACCCGTTCGAAGCATACCTGGCGCGGATGAAAGCAATATCCCACGAAGCGCCGGAAGCGAATAAAAGCGGGCTCGGCATAGCACGGATAGCGTACGAGGGCAGGGCATCGCTTGATTTCTTTGTCAACGACAACAATACGCTCAATGTATCGGCAGTTGCGATCATCGAGTAA
- a CDS encoding DUF4912 domain-containing protein — protein MASPKKKKAAAVSTVSTAQNKALLKKRPPHSAIEKEQPPPPLVVVSSAFAGALSVSPIVSDFADHARELPDRYNETCLTLMERDPEWCFAYWDISDEDRSRHATDAQQLHIHMYRLLDSGNQDLKFIHADIEIACHYGSWYIMLGMPDNYFFGELGFHAANGTFIVLARSRVIHTARASFSDSRDDDWIPIDAFYETDTAHAVIASSGDSGRFSHVRHERFSSDSISFGRDTDIPGRPKPEDGKTNSSDAQV, from the coding sequence ATGGCCTCGCCGAAAAAAAAGAAGGCCGCTGCCGTGAGCACTGTATCAACGGCCCAGAATAAGGCTCTTCTCAAAAAACGACCGCCGCACTCTGCGATAGAAAAGGAACAACCGCCGCCCCCGCTCGTGGTCGTTTCCTCCGCGTTCGCCGGAGCGCTCTCCGTATCGCCCATCGTGAGCGATTTTGCCGACCACGCGAGGGAGTTGCCGGACCGATACAACGAGACGTGCCTCACTCTCATGGAACGTGACCCTGAATGGTGTTTTGCCTACTGGGATATTTCCGATGAGGACCGATCGCGGCATGCCACCGATGCGCAGCAGCTGCACATACACATGTATCGGCTTCTCGACAGCGGCAATCAAGATCTGAAATTCATCCATGCGGATATCGAGATCGCCTGCCACTACGGCAGCTGGTATATCATGCTCGGCATGCCGGATAATTATTTTTTCGGGGAGCTCGGATTTCATGCCGCGAACGGCACCTTTATCGTGCTCGCGCGCTCCCGGGTGATACACACCGCCCGCGCGTCCTTCTCAGACAGCCGTGACGACGACTGGATCCCCATCGATGCGTTTTACGAAACGGATACCGCGCATGCAGTGATCGCATCTTCCGGCGACAGCGGCCGGTTCTCACACGTACGTCACGAACGCTTTTCTTCAGATTCGATCTCGTTCGGCAGGGACACGGATATTCCCGGCAGGCCGAAACCCGAGGATGGAAAAACGAATTCTTCCGATGCACAGGTGTAA
- a CDS encoding sigma-54 dependent transcriptional regulator translates to MDTILFPQDPILIVDDETYVVESISLALAASGITNTIICSDSHDVAGILASRPVELMILDLTMPRIGGEEVLEATVKDFPQVPVIIVTGTSELGVVVRCMKAGAADYLLKPVEKSLLIATVKSTMRMNELERENRLLVESVGAGPRRPEYFSGIITESEHMRALFKYIELIGPSGQPVIITGETGAGKELVARAVHKASGRAGQLIAVNVAGLDDMMFSDTLFGHRKGAFTGADTVRTGLIKEAAGGTLFLDEIGDITQQSQVKLLRLLQEREYYPLGSDMPLRSDARIIAVTNKDIAKAQESGEFRKDLYYRFAAHRIHVPPLRERHEDIPALVDHFMQKAADELGKKKPSYPPELIPLLKVHKFPGNVRELEMMIHDAVSRHESHVLSLGYFKERIMPDVSENDLPLMQAATSIDLCGEHFPSLREVEEVMIAKSMERSSHNQGVAAKLLGITRTTLNIKLKALNARKGK, encoded by the coding sequence ATGGACACGATACTTTTCCCGCAGGACCCCATACTCATCGTCGACGATGAGACGTATGTAGTCGAAAGTATTTCACTCGCGCTCGCGGCGTCCGGGATAACAAATACGATCATCTGTTCCGATTCGCATGATGTGGCGGGGATACTGGCTTCCCGTCCCGTGGAACTCATGATACTTGACCTTACCATGCCGCGTATCGGCGGCGAGGAAGTGCTTGAAGCCACGGTAAAAGACTTCCCGCAGGTGCCGGTCATCATCGTCACCGGTACGAGCGAGCTCGGTGTCGTTGTCCGCTGTATGAAAGCGGGTGCCGCAGATTATCTTCTGAAGCCCGTCGAAAAAAGCCTCCTTATCGCCACTGTAAAGAGCACAATGCGGATGAACGAACTCGAACGCGAGAACCGCCTGCTCGTGGAAAGCGTCGGCGCCGGTCCGCGTCGACCGGAATATTTCAGCGGTATCATCACCGAAAGCGAGCATATGCGTGCGCTGTTCAAATATATCGAATTGATAGGCCCCTCCGGACAACCGGTGATCATTACCGGGGAAACAGGGGCGGGCAAGGAGCTCGTTGCACGCGCAGTGCACAAGGCAAGCGGGCGTGCCGGGCAGCTCATAGCGGTGAACGTGGCGGGCCTCGATGATATGATGTTCTCCGACACGCTATTCGGACACCGTAAGGGGGCCTTCACCGGCGCGGATACGGTTCGCACCGGTCTTATAAAAGAAGCCGCGGGGGGAACGCTCTTCCTCGATGAGATAGGCGATATAACACAGCAGTCGCAGGTAAAATTGCTGCGTCTCCTTCAGGAGCGCGAATATTATCCATTGGGCTCCGATATGCCGCTTCGATCGGACGCGCGCATCATCGCCGTCACCAATAAGGACATAGCCAAGGCGCAGGAATCGGGCGAGTTCAGGAAGGACCTCTATTACCGCTTCGCAGCGCATCGCATCCATGTGCCGCCGCTCAGGGAACGGCATGAAGATATACCGGCGCTTGTCGACCATTTCATGCAGAAGGCGGCGGACGAGCTCGGAAAAAAGAAGCCGTCGTACCCGCCCGAACTGATACCGCTCCTTAAGGTACACAAATTCCCGGGCAACGTACGGGAACTTGAGATGATGATACACGACGCGGTAAGCCGCCACGAGTCGCATGTGCTCTCGCTCGGTTATTTCAAGGAGCGCATCATGCCCGACGTGTCGGAGAACGACCTCCCGCTCATGCAGGCAGCCACCTCCATAGACCTCTGCGGCGAACACTTCCCGTCGCTGCGCGAAGTGGAAGAGGTGATGATCGCCAAATCGATGGAGCGGTCATCGCACAATCAGGGTGTCGCCGCGAAACTGCTCGGGATAACGAGGACAACATTGAATATCAAGCTGAAAGCCCTCAACGCACGGAAAGGGAAATAA